A single Micromonospora luteifusca DNA region contains:
- a CDS encoding tyrosine-protein phosphatase, whose protein sequence is MDDIDDNRQISLPATFNFRDVGGYRGHDDRPVRRGRLYRSDSLHRLTEQDRDAFAAIGIRTVIDLRRPSEVERDGRVPAYQGLTYRNIHPEHDDWTGTPHEEGASLARYLADRYADLAQTGTAGLAEAVGLIADSANAPVVVHCVAGKDRTGIVCALTLAVLGVDDADVTADYALSSEASARYSAWLAATAPNGADVPAPFLASPAEAMQIFLDELREGHGSVEAYLRHAGVTDEQLAALREHLLDDPTEA, encoded by the coding sequence GTGGACGACATCGACGACAACCGCCAGATCTCGCTGCCCGCCACCTTCAACTTCCGCGACGTCGGCGGCTATCGCGGCCACGACGACCGACCCGTACGCCGGGGCCGGCTCTACCGTTCCGACTCGCTGCACCGCCTCACCGAACAGGACCGGGACGCGTTCGCCGCGATCGGGATCCGCACCGTCATCGACCTGCGCCGCCCCTCCGAGGTGGAGCGGGACGGCCGGGTGCCGGCCTACCAGGGGCTGACCTACCGGAACATCCACCCGGAGCACGACGACTGGACGGGTACGCCGCACGAGGAGGGCGCAAGCCTGGCCCGCTACCTCGCGGACCGTTACGCCGACCTGGCACAGACCGGCACCGCAGGGCTGGCCGAGGCGGTCGGGCTGATCGCCGACTCTGCCAACGCCCCGGTGGTGGTGCACTGCGTCGCCGGGAAGGACCGCACCGGCATCGTCTGCGCGCTGACCCTCGCCGTGCTCGGCGTCGACGACGCGGACGTCACCGCGGACTACGCGCTCAGCAGCGAGGCGTCGGCCCGCTACAGCGCCTGGCTGGCCGCCACCGCCCCGAACGGCGCGGACGTGCCGGCACCGTTCCTGGCCTCACCCGCCGAGGCGATGCAGATCTTCCTCGACGAGCTGCGCGAGGGGCACGGCTCCGTCGAGGCGTACCTGCGGCACGCCGGGGTGACCGACGAGCAGCTCGCCGCCCTCCGCGAACACCTGCTCGACGACCCCACCGAGGCGTAG
- a CDS encoding PRC-barrel domain-containing protein codes for MDRIDPHATHAGPDPLRGGDQGTVPGGAPAGTFDPWRYRDQAGVADADLVGYKVEATDGGIGKIDSASHEVDGSYLVVDTGTWIFGKKVLLPAGTVNQVDHDQRVVSIDRTRDQIKAAPEYDETSHSDPSYRDQLGGYYDETYGALPPGTAR; via the coding sequence ATGGACAGGATCGATCCGCACGCCACCCACGCCGGGCCGGACCCGCTGCGTGGCGGTGACCAGGGCACCGTGCCCGGCGGTGCGCCGGCCGGCACATTCGACCCCTGGCGCTACCGGGATCAGGCCGGCGTCGCCGATGCCGACCTGGTCGGCTACAAGGTCGAGGCAACTGACGGTGGCATTGGCAAGATCGACAGCGCCAGCCACGAGGTGGACGGCAGTTACCTGGTGGTGGACACCGGCACCTGGATCTTCGGCAAGAAGGTGCTGCTGCCGGCCGGCACCGTCAACCAGGTCGACCACGACCAGCGCGTTGTTTCCATCGACCGGACCCGGGACCAGATCAAGGCCGCCCCGGAGTACGACGAGACCAGCCACAGCGATCCGAGCTACCGGGATCAGTTGGGTGGCTACTACGACGAGACGTACGGGGCGCTCCCGCCGGGGACGGCACGGTAA
- a CDS encoding carboxymuconolactone decarboxylase family protein yields MGLDAIKAALPEYAKDIKLNLGSTVGTSTLTPVQTWGTALACAVAARNPLVLREIAAEALGHLGPEGVEAAKGAAAIMAMNNIYYRAKHLIGDEQYASMPARLRMQIIAKPGVDKGDFELWCLAVSAITGCGVCLESHEKTLRGSGFTREQLHEALRISAVVHAAAVTLDAEAALA; encoded by the coding sequence ATGGGTCTGGACGCGATCAAGGCGGCCCTGCCGGAGTACGCCAAGGACATCAAGCTCAACCTGGGCTCCACGGTCGGCACGTCGACGCTGACGCCGGTGCAGACCTGGGGCACCGCGTTGGCCTGCGCGGTGGCGGCCCGCAACCCGCTGGTGCTGCGGGAGATCGCGGCCGAGGCGCTCGGGCACCTCGGGCCGGAGGGCGTCGAGGCGGCCAAGGGCGCCGCGGCGATCATGGCGATGAACAACATCTACTACCGGGCCAAGCACCTCATCGGCGACGAGCAGTACGCCTCGATGCCGGCCCGGCTGCGGATGCAGATCATCGCGAAGCCCGGTGTGGACAAGGGCGACTTCGAGCTCTGGTGCCTCGCCGTGTCGGCCATCACCGGCTGCGGGGTGTGCCTGGAGTCGCACGAGAAGACGCTGCGCGGCAGCGGCTTCACCCGGGAGCAGCTGCACGAGGCCCTGCGGATCTCCGCCGTGGTGCACGCCGCGGCGGTCACCCTGGACGCCGAGGCCGCACTGGCCTGA
- a CDS encoding peroxiredoxin — translation MLTVGDRFPEYELTACVSLDANKAFETINHKSHEGKWRVVFFWPKDFTFICPTEIAEFGRLNGEFADRDAQVLGASVDNEFVHYAWRKDHPDLRELPFPMLSDIKRELSAACGVLGEDGVAQRATFIVDPNNEIQFAMVTAGSVGRNVSEVLRVLDALQTDELCPCNWNKGGETLDANALLASAGV, via the coding sequence GTGCTCACTGTCGGTGACCGCTTCCCCGAGTACGAACTAACCGCCTGCGTATCGCTGGACGCCAACAAGGCGTTCGAGACGATCAACCACAAGTCCCACGAGGGCAAGTGGCGGGTGGTCTTCTTCTGGCCGAAGGACTTCACGTTCATCTGCCCGACCGAGATCGCCGAGTTCGGACGGCTCAACGGCGAGTTCGCCGACCGGGACGCACAGGTCCTCGGGGCGTCCGTGGACAACGAGTTCGTCCACTACGCGTGGCGCAAGGATCACCCGGACCTTCGCGAACTGCCGTTCCCGATGCTCAGCGACATCAAGCGCGAGCTCTCCGCCGCCTGCGGCGTGCTCGGCGAGGACGGCGTGGCCCAGCGGGCGACCTTCATCGTCGACCCGAACAACGAGATCCAGTTCGCCATGGTCACCGCCGGCTCGGTCGGCCGCAACGTCTCCGAGGTCCTGCGGGTGCTCGACGCGCTGCAGACCGACGAGCTGTGCCCGTGCAACTGGAACAAGGGCGGCGAGACCCTCGACGCCAACGCGCTCCTCGCCAGCGCCGGGGTCTGA